AAACCAGTTCCTCTCTCAGGCGAACCAGGTCTTTCCCCTGCCTCCCGGAGCCGCCCTTTTCCCTCAGGTTGTAATACCTGTCGCACGCTCCTCCAAAAGGGTAGGTCCGGCCGTTCACCACGTAACGCTGGATCTTGCATTTGCGGTCACACTTCTCCCGGCCTCCGCCGCAAACGAACGGCTTGCCTGTACCGATCTCCCGCAAAGCAAGCTCACTCAGGTCGAACCGGTCCCTGGCGGCATCACCTTTCTCAACGCGGTCCAGTACGACCAGAGCGGCCCCGAAGGCGCCCATGAGACCTGGATCGGGAGGCACGACGATCTCCCTCTCACACAGGATCGACATGGCCAGGGGAACCGCACGGTTGTAGCAGACGCCGCCCTGCATGAAGATCTTCTGGCCGACAGGCCTGCTGCCCTTGACCCGGGTCAGGTAGTTACGGCACACCGAATAAACCAGTCCGGCCACGCTGTCGTCTCGTGTTGTCCCCTGCTGGATGGCCGTCTTGATGTCGCTCCCGATAAAGGCCGCGCACTGATCGTTGAAGTTGGGAGGGGAATCGGAACCCATGGCGAGGTCGGCGATCTCGCACGTGGATATCCCGAAGGACTCCAGGCACGCTTCCTCCAGGAACGAGCCGGTACCGGCGGAGCACGCTTCGTTCATGGCGTAGTCGGTGGGCACCATGTTGGTGATGGAAGTATATTTGGCGTCCTGCCCTCCGATCTCGAAGATGGTATCGACCTCTGGATCATAATGAACGGCAGCGACCGCGTGGGCCATGATCTCGTTGATCACGTTTGCGGTGAGGCCGTGTAACGCCGCCAGCCGCCTGCCGCTTCCCGTGACCCCCAACCCGACGATATCGGGTTCGACACCTTCAGGAACATGGTCACCCAGAGCCTGGTAGCATCTCCGGCTGGCTCCGACAGGGTCGCCCAGGGTCCTCAGGTATTTACTGGCAACGACGGTCCTGTCCTCCGCGCGCACCAGGACTGCCTTGGTCGTGGTGCTGCCCACATCCAGGCCGATAACGTACGCGCCTTCGCAGAACTTCCCCCCGGCAGCTGTTTTGAAAACGACCCTGGACAAGCCGGATTTCAATTCGGGAAAGGAGGTGAAAAGGTTGCCGGTGGGCTTGACGAGACCGTTATCCTTTTCGATGAGATGGCCGTCATTTTGAGCCCACATCAGGGCACCCATGGCCTCGAACCAGGGAGCATCCTCGGGGACCGCCGCCATCGGATACTCCTGCCTGAGATAATCGACGACAACGGGGTTCTGACTGACCCCGCCGACGATCAGGGGCCTCCTGACCTTCGCCGAACGAAGCAGTTCCGTCATCTTGACAGCGACCATACGGCACAGCCCGGCGACGACCCGCCCCTTCCCCACACCCTTGTTCAGCGCGTGAGTACAATCGCTCTTGCTGAAAACCGAGCATCTGTGGGCGATCTCGTAGGGCTGCGAAAAGTCGGCAAGTTCGATGGCCTCGGCCAGGTCCAGGTCCATTCGCTTGAGCTGCTGGAGGAAAAACTCCCCTGTCCCGGAGGCGCATTTGTTCCCGGTATGGACCGACCTGATCCGCCCATTTTTATCCAGGGAGTAAAGAATGATCGACTCGCTGCCTGCCGAAAGGATGCCGTCCGCTTCCGGGTAGCGGTCCCGGACATGCCTGTAGGCGAATTCCACGGCCTCCGGCTCCGATATGGTCCTGGCGGTGATGAGGTCCCTGAACTTGCGCCCCGTAATGCCCACCAGGACCGGAACCGCTTCACCGACGACCCTTTGTACCGCTTCTCCCACGCTGCCGCCGTGGGGAAGCCGGATTGCCTTCAGGGAACCGTTGACCCTTTCGACGACACTCAGGGTGCTGGCGCCCAGGCATATGCCGAGGGATCTTTTTCCGTTCATCTCAGGAGCGTTCACCTTTTCCACCGCCTTCCCGATGGGGATGTTAACTGCTTCCACCCCGGGAAGGCAAGACCTGTGCCATGAAGTATACCCGATACCTCCCCCTTTAACCCAACGTTGATGGCTTCGCAAAAAGTCATCAACGCGCCCCGTGCGGGGCGCCCGGATCGATGACCGGAAATCATGTCAGCGATCCGTGAGGAAAGGGAAAACCACGCTTTTCACTTTCCGTGGAGCAAAACAAGTCACGCACTGACTTTTTTGCGACTCTATCAACGTTTATGGGGTTCGAACGGGATGCGGGTGAACTGCCTCACACGATCATGGGAATTTCATTGCTCAATTTGATTTCGTATTGCGCGGAACGCTGCACAGTTTTTCACCCTGTTTTTCACCTTGTACTCGGATTCCCACTCCTGCTAACATTTCCCTTAAGCACGCAGGTGTTTCTTTCCCGGGACCAACCCCGACGGAGGCAGGCCCATGGGTAAACGCCTTGTCCTTGCAGGCGCCGGTCACGCCCACCTGACGACTATCTCGGCCATCCGCAGTCTCGTAAAGAGAGGCCACCATGTGACCGTCATCGGCCCCTCTTCCCACCACTACTACTCGGGCATGTCCCCCGGAGCCCTGGCCGGGACCTACCGGCCTCAGGAGATCCGTTTCAACGTTGAAAGGCTCACTACGGGACGGGGCGGACATTTCATCCGCGACCATGTCACCGGTATCGACCCCGAATCACGAACAGTCACGCTGTCCTCAGGCGGCTGCATCCCCTACGACGTCATTTCCTTTAATGTCGGAAGCGTCATCCCCATGTCGTCCCTTCAACTCGGCAGCGGGAACCTCTTCACCGTCAAGCCCATTGAAAGGATCCTGGCAGGACGAAGGGCGATCCTGGAATCGGGGGCAGCGTGCACCCCGGAAACCCCCCTTTGTACGGTGATCGTCGGCGGCGGGCCGGCAGGTGTCGAAATGGCCGGCGGCATCTGGCGATTGGCCAGGGACAACGGAGTGCCGGCAAGGGTCACCCTGGTCACAGGCGGGAAACTCCTGGGCAGCTTTCCGCCCCGCCTGGGCGACGCGGCCCGCAGCTCTCTTAATCGGAGAGGTATAGGTGTTCTCGAAGGGGTCAGAGCTGTTTCTGCCGGGGCGGGTGGCGTTTCCTTCGAGGACGGGTCGACCCTCGAGGCAGACGTGATCTTCATTGCCGCGGGTATCATACCCTCTCCCCTGTTCACGGGTTCCCTGGTACCCACAGCCGAGGACGGCGGCCTTCTGGTCAACCATTACCTCCAGAGTGTCGGGTACCCGGAGATCTTCGGCGGCGGCGACTGCGTCACCATCAGGGGGGAGAACCTGGCCCGGGTGGGGGTTTACGCAGTGCGGCAAAACCCCGTTCTGCTGCACAACATCGCCGCAGCCCTCGACGATCAGCCCATGGTGCGATTCAACCCGGGCAGCCCCTCCTTCCTCCTCCTCCTCAACATGGGTGACGGCACCGCCATTTACAGGAAGGGCCGCTGGGTGTGGCAAGGAAAACTCGCGTTCAAACTCAAGGATTTCATCGACCGCAGGTTCATGAGGAAGTTCCAGCTCAGCGGTGAGCTTGCCGAACCACAATAGGGGAACTGGACGAGGAATCGCAAACAATTCCTCGTATCGGAGTGATCACGCCTTTGGCGTGACGGGCGGTGCAACGGAGTATCTAGATCTTACCCCGACACCCCCATACTCCCATACCGGAGAGTTCCAGGAGGTGGAACAATGCCCCTTCTCGACTACTTCAAACCTGTTTCAACCTAAAACCCTCCCCCCGGTTCACCCCACAGCCGCCAGGATCCGCCCTACCCACACAGTCGTTCCCTGCATGATCATCTCCACCGCGAAGACCCCGACAATGAGAAAGACGATGCCCCCGAATATCTGGAAAGAAGCGAACTCTGCTCGCATGAACTTCGAAAAAGCAGCTTCCCCCAGAAGCGCGAAAGTTATGTGGATGACCGAGGCGATGGCGACCATGAGAGGTGCGATGAGCAGCGCTCCCCCGAACATCTGGCCCGCCTCGATGTGGATCTCACCCCAGTTGATAAGGGAATATGGGATCGCCCCGTTGAGAAGCCCCATGATCAGGAACTACCCCCAGGTCGGCCCCGGCGGAGGCATGCGGCTGCCCCGTAGACGGACCACGGCGTAAAGCACAAGACCTCCCAGAGCAGTCCGA
The sequence above is drawn from the bacterium genome and encodes:
- a CDS encoding FAD-dependent oxidoreductase, encoding MGKRLVLAGAGHAHLTTISAIRSLVKRGHHVTVIGPSSHHYYSGMSPGALAGTYRPQEIRFNVERLTTGRGGHFIRDHVTGIDPESRTVTLSSGGCIPYDVISFNVGSVIPMSSLQLGSGNLFTVKPIERILAGRRAILESGAACTPETPLCTVIVGGGPAGVEMAGGIWRLARDNGVPARVTLVTGGKLLGSFPPRLGDAARSSLNRRGIGVLEGVRAVSAGAGGVSFEDGSTLEADVIFIAAGIIPSPLFTGSLVPTAEDGGLLVNHYLQSVGYPEIFGGGDCVTIRGENLARVGVYAVRQNPVLLHNIAAALDDQPMVRFNPGSPSFLLLLNMGDGTAIYRKGRWVWQGKLAFKLKDFIDRRFMRKFQLSGELAEPQ